Proteins from a single region of Diaphorobacter limosus:
- a CDS encoding YhdP family protein, which translates to MTEPSSHPSRLLRLVAGCARWGLGLLLALWLLLAAAWGGLHGWIVPRIGDYRPLLEAQAGRALGIPVRIAAISARSEGLIPTVELAGVTLLDAQGRDALQLPRVVLALSPRSLLRLGFEQIYIEGPALDVRRMADGRITVAGLALQRDEQGDSGAADWLFDQPEVAIRGGTLRWSDEQTGAEPLALTQVDLVLRNGGWHHAMRLDATPPPGWGERFSLRGRFRQPLLTTHGGNWRRWSGQLYADFARVDVSRLNQYADLGALEVAQGHGALRAWLDWQRGQLAGATVDMALGEVNATLGQDLRPLVLRTVTGRLGGRWLEGGFELSSDNLQFQADDGLAWPGGKLFLRHTGADRAGREQGELQADRLDLAALAQIASRLPLDAAVRDALQTYAPQGLVQQLQAGWHGPLAQPRQYQLRAKVSGLAIAAQARNPAVVGLTGADVELDLTQQGGRAELAMADGRLLLPGVFEDPVLPVQQLSATLRWQVEGQRIAVQTNDLRFANADAQGEARLAWRTADAATSPARSRFPGVLELSGHLSRADGTRVHRYLPLVIPAETRHYVRDAIQTGSAPEVQFRVKGDLHDFPYGHAPRLGEFHIAARVTDVTYAYVPPSLLAPGDRPWPVLTNLAGELVFDRASMLVRNATGGFAGQRALRVQKVGAKIADLEHSVVEVDGQVRGPLQDMLTLVSGSQIAQLTHGALDRATASGAADLQLALKLPLAKMAQSQVRGSVTLADNDVRFVPEAPTVSGARGVVQFSDTGFSLVGVQGRALGGELRLEGGMVAPPAAGARESPVRVRARGTATAEGLRETPQLGLLARLARHASGASAYALSLGVRRGVAEIQVTSDLVGIALDAPAPLGKAAATPLAVRFDNQLTPEAMATDSAPLQDQLTLALGDVLRLDYLRALEGEQARVLRGAVTVGLPAGQAMALPQQGVAANARLDMLDVDAWDALLDQHQEGPGAGGPVAQAQGYLPDRVALRVGTLALQGRSLHDVVAGVSRVGADWRANVSARELDGYVEYRQADGAAQQEGLYARLSRLALPQSDEPQVDALLDAQQPARLPALDIVVQDFELRGRRLGRLEIEARNRATQDGQREWRLGKFNLAAPEAVFASSGSWALVGGKGAAAQRRTSMDFALDIRDSGALLARFGMDGVLRRGKGRIAGQVGWQGSPLSPDYRSMTGQMHVDVESGQFLKADPGLAKLLGVLSLQSLPRRLVLDFRDVFSEGFAFDFVRGDLHVEQGVATTNNLQMKGVNAAVLMEGSADIERETQDLHVVVVPEINAMTASLVATAINPVIGLGSFLAQVFLRGPLIQAATQEFRIDGTWAEPRVERIQQRQAAPGAGGPGAPAISGAKP; encoded by the coding sequence ATGACAGAGCCATCGTCCCATCCTTCCCGCCTGCTCAGATTGGTGGCGGGCTGTGCGCGGTGGGGGCTGGGGCTGTTGCTGGCCCTGTGGCTGTTGCTGGCGGCGGCCTGGGGGGGGCTGCATGGCTGGATTGTGCCGCGTATCGGCGACTACCGCCCCCTGCTGGAGGCACAAGCCGGGCGCGCCCTGGGGATTCCCGTGCGCATTGCCGCGATCTCGGCGCGCAGCGAGGGGCTGATCCCCACCGTGGAGTTGGCCGGCGTGACCCTGCTGGACGCGCAGGGGCGCGATGCCCTGCAGCTGCCGCGCGTGGTGCTGGCGCTGTCGCCGCGCTCGCTGCTGCGCCTGGGCTTCGAGCAGATCTATATCGAAGGCCCGGCGCTGGACGTGCGCCGCATGGCCGATGGCCGCATCACCGTTGCCGGACTGGCTCTGCAGCGCGATGAGCAGGGCGACAGCGGCGCCGCCGATTGGCTGTTTGACCAGCCCGAGGTCGCCATCCGGGGCGGCACGCTGCGCTGGAGTGATGAACAAACCGGGGCCGAGCCGCTGGCGCTGACCCAGGTGGATCTGGTGCTGCGCAATGGCGGCTGGCACCATGCCATGCGCCTGGATGCCACGCCGCCGCCGGGCTGGGGGGAGCGCTTTTCGCTGCGCGGACGGTTTCGCCAGCCGCTGCTGACCACCCATGGTGGCAACTGGCGGCGCTGGAGCGGCCAGCTTTACGCCGACTTTGCGCGCGTGGATGTCTCGCGCCTGAACCAGTATGCCGATCTGGGCGCGCTGGAGGTGGCCCAGGGTCATGGCGCGTTGCGTGCCTGGCTGGACTGGCAGCGTGGTCAGCTGGCCGGGGCCACGGTGGACATGGCGCTCGGCGAGGTGAACGCCACGCTGGGCCAGGATCTGCGCCCGCTGGTGCTGCGCACGGTCACGGGGCGCCTGGGCGGGCGTTGGCTGGAGGGGGGCTTCGAGCTCAGTAGCGACAACCTGCAATTCCAGGCCGACGATGGCCTCGCCTGGCCTGGCGGCAAGCTGTTCCTGCGCCATACCGGGGCCGACCGTGCGGGGCGTGAGCAGGGCGAGCTGCAGGCCGATCGCCTCGATCTGGCCGCCCTGGCGCAGATTGCCAGCCGTCTGCCGCTGGATGCCGCCGTGCGTGACGCCCTGCAGACCTATGCACCCCAGGGTCTGGTGCAGCAGCTGCAGGCCGGCTGGCATGGGCCGCTGGCGCAGCCCCGGCAATACCAGCTGCGCGCCAAGGTGAGCGGCCTGGCCATTGCCGCCCAGGCCAGGAATCCCGCGGTCGTCGGCCTGACTGGCGCCGATGTAGAGCTGGATCTGACGCAGCAGGGCGGACGCGCGGAGCTGGCCATGGCAGACGGACGGCTGCTGCTGCCCGGTGTGTTCGAAGACCCGGTGCTGCCCGTGCAGCAGCTGTCGGCCACGCTGCGCTGGCAGGTCGAGGGGCAGCGCATCGCGGTGCAGACCAACGACCTGCGCTTTGCCAATGCCGACGCCCAGGGCGAGGCGCGCCTGGCCTGGCGCACGGCGGACGCCGCCACATCACCGGCACGCTCGCGCTTTCCGGGCGTGCTGGAGCTCTCGGGCCACCTGTCGCGCGCCGACGGCACGCGCGTGCACCGCTACCTGCCGCTGGTCATCCCGGCCGAGACGCGCCACTACGTGCGCGACGCCATCCAGACGGGCAGTGCCCCCGAGGTGCAGTTCCGCGTCAAGGGCGATCTGCACGACTTTCCCTATGGCCATGCGCCGCGCCTGGGCGAATTTCACATCGCCGCGCGCGTCACGGATGTGACCTACGCCTACGTGCCGCCCAGCCTGCTGGCGCCCGGCGACCGGCCCTGGCCGGTGCTGACCAACCTGGCCGGCGAGCTGGTGTTTGACCGCGCCAGCATGCTGGTGCGCAATGCCACGGGCGGTTTTGCCGGCCAGCGGGCGCTGCGCGTGCAGAAGGTCGGGGCAAAGATCGCCGATCTGGAGCACAGCGTGGTCGAGGTCGATGGCCAGGTGCGCGGCCCGCTGCAGGACATGCTGACGCTGGTGAGCGGCTCGCAGATTGCGCAGCTCACCCATGGCGCGCTCGATCGCGCCACGGCCAGTGGCGCGGCCGATCTGCAGCTCGCCCTGAAGCTGCCGCTGGCGAAGATGGCCCAGTCCCAGGTGCGCGGCAGCGTCACCCTGGCCGACAACGATGTGCGCTTTGTGCCCGAGGCGCCGACGGTGAGCGGCGCGCGCGGCGTGGTGCAGTTCAGCGACACCGGCTTCAGCCTGGTCGGCGTGCAGGGCCGGGCCCTGGGCGGCGAGCTGCGACTGGAGGGCGGCATGGTGGCGCCGCCCGCGGCCGGCGCGCGCGAATCACCGGTGCGCGTGCGTGCCCGCGGCACGGCCACGGCCGAGGGCCTGCGCGAGACGCCCCAACTGGGCCTGCTGGCGCGACTGGCGCGGCACGCCAGCGGTGCCAGCGCCTATGCCTTGAGCCTGGGCGTGCGCCGCGGCGTGGCCGAGATCCAGGTCACCAGTGACCTGGTGGGCATAGCCCTGGACGCCCCGGCGCCGCTGGGCAAGGCCGCGGCCACGCCGCTGGCCGTGCGCTTTGACAACCAGCTCACGCCCGAGGCGATGGCCACCGACAGCGCGCCGCTGCAGGATCAGCTGACGCTCGCTCTGGGCGATGTGCTGCGCCTGGACTACCTGCGCGCGCTCGAGGGCGAGCAGGCCCGCGTGCTGCGCGGCGCGGTGACTGTCGGCCTGCCGGCGGGCCAGGCCATGGCGCTGCCGCAGCAAGGCGTGGCTGCCAATGCCCGGCTGGACATGCTCGATGTCGATGCCTGGGACGCGCTGCTCGATCAGCACCAGGAGGGGCCGGGCGCAGGCGGACCGGTGGCCCAGGCCCAGGGGTACCTGCCCGACCGGGTGGCGCTGCGCGTGGGTACGCTTGCCCTGCAGGGGCGCAGCCTGCACGATGTGGTGGCCGGCGTCTCCCGCGTCGGCGCCGACTGGCGCGCCAACGTCAGCGCGCGTGAACTCGACGGCTATGTGGAGTACCGCCAGGCGGACGGCGCGGCCCAGCAGGAGGGGCTGTATGCGCGCCTGTCGCGCCTGGCCCTGCCCCAGTCGGACGAGCCGCAGGTGGATGCGCTGCTGGATGCGCAGCAGCCGGCCAGGCTGCCGGCGCTGGACATCGTGGTGCAGGACTTCGAGCTGCGCGGCCGGCGCCTGGGCCGCCTGGAGATAGAGGCGCGCAACCGCGCCACGCAGGACGGTCAGCGTGAATGGCGCCTGGGCAAGTTCAACCTGGCGGCGCCCGAGGCGGTGTTCGCCTCCAGCGGCAGCTGGGCCCTGGTCGGCGGCAAGGGCGCAGCGGCGCAGCGGCGCACCAGCATGGACTTTGCGCTGGACATACGCGACTCGGGCGCGCTGCTGGCGCGCTTTGGCATGGACGGCGTGCTGCGCCGCGGCAAGGGGCGTATCGCCGGCCAGGTGGGCTGGCAGGGCTCGCCGCTGTCGCCGGACTACCGCAGCATGACCGGGCAGATGCATGTGGACGTGGAATCGGGCCAGTTCCTCAAGGCCGACCCGGGTCTGGCCAAGCTGCTCGGGGTGCTCAGTCTGCAGTCGCTGCCGCGGCGCCTTGTGCTGGATTTCCGCGACGTGTTCAGTGAGGGCTTTGCCTTCGACTTCGTGCGCGGCGACCTGCATGTGGAGCAGGGCGTGGCCACCACCAACAATCTGCAGATGAAGGGCGTGAATGCCGCGGTGCTGATGGAGGGCAGCGCCGACATCGAGCGTGAGACGCAGGATCTGCATGTGGTGGTGGTGCCTGAGATCAATGCCATGACCGCCTCGCTCGTGGCCACGGCCATCAACCCGGTCATAGGCCTGGGCAGCTTTCTGGCCCAGGTGTTTTTGCGCGGGCCGCTGATCCAGGCGGCGACGCAAGAGTTTCGCATTGACGGCACCTGGGCCGAGCCACGCGTGGAGCGCATCCAGCAGCGCCAGGCGGCGCCCGGTGCTGGCGGCCCTGGCGCCCCCGCAATCTCAGGAGCAAAACCATGA
- a CDS encoding carbon-nitrogen hydrolase family protein produces the protein MKVAALQMVSGVALQPNLEVARQLLQQAARAGAELAVLPEYFCAMGRRDEDKLALRERLGDGPVQRFLADAARELGLWIVGGTLPLAGDDPRRVYNSSLAFSPAGECVARYDKIHLFRFDNGREQFDEARTIQAGQGSVRFALPARDGRLWHVGLSVCYDLRFPELYREHARAGADLLLVPSAFTYTTGRAHWELLLRARAVENLAYVLAPAQGGQHENGRRTWGHSMCIDPWGQVLARQAEGSGVVLGELDAAHLRQLRSQLPALEHRVL, from the coding sequence ATGAAAGTCGCAGCCTTGCAAATGGTCTCCGGCGTGGCCCTGCAGCCCAATCTGGAGGTCGCACGCCAGCTGCTGCAGCAGGCGGCCCGGGCCGGAGCCGAGCTGGCGGTGCTGCCCGAGTATTTCTGCGCCATGGGCCGGCGCGACGAGGACAAGCTGGCGCTGCGCGAGCGCCTGGGCGATGGGCCGGTGCAGCGCTTTCTGGCCGATGCGGCGCGCGAGCTGGGCCTGTGGATCGTTGGCGGCACGCTGCCCCTGGCGGGGGACGATCCGCGGCGCGTGTACAACAGCTCGCTGGCGTTCTCGCCGGCGGGCGAATGCGTGGCGCGCTACGACAAGATCCACCTGTTTCGCTTCGACAACGGCCGCGAGCAGTTCGACGAGGCACGCACCATCCAGGCCGGCCAGGGCAGCGTGCGCTTTGCGCTGCCGGCGCGCGACGGCAGGCTGTGGCATGTCGGTCTGTCCGTCTGCTATGACCTGCGCTTTCCCGAGCTGTACCGCGAACATGCGCGTGCCGGCGCCGACCTGCTGCTGGTGCCCAGCGCCTTCACCTACACCACCGGCCGCGCGCACTGGGAGTTGCTGCTGCGCGCGCGCGCCGTGGAGAACCTGGCCTATGTGCTGGCGCCGGCCCAGGGTGGTCAGCACGAGAATGGCCGCCGCACCTGGGGCCACAGCATGTGCATAGACCCCTGGGGCCAGGTGCTGGCGCGGCAGGCCGAGGGATCGGGGGTGGTGCTGGGTGAGCTCGATGCCGCCCATCTGCGCCAGCTGCGCAGCCAGCTGCCGGCGCTCGAGCACCGCGTGCTGTGA
- a CDS encoding two-component system sensor histidine kinase NtrB encodes MTETAAPHEPAAPPLERLPGRWRRWLGAWRRWSLWALLLALVASMLVTLVWLAGRYEAGEVQSRLERDSADAVADIRNAFAHNLQNLQALQAGDPDLAIWESRAGDLLTQRRELVRIEWRDTQLQLRAHAQTPYRPQGRDPTQRASVRSETALACANARRITGPSYSTSYFQPMPDGVGAEMMEVCLPLMGDGRNHGFLVATYALHTVLQELVAPGLKRTQEVSFTEADGTRLALVGAMRRGTRMFTAQQLFDLPGNTLILRMDGWHAAPSVFPNVLTALVTAMSIALVSVLVVLVRDNRRRLSAERNLGDALAFRKAMEDSLVTGLRARDIHGRITYVNPAFCAMVGFSTSELVGLDTPPYWPPEHAREYAERQMVRMAGRLDPPREGYESTFMRKDGTRLTVMIFEAPLINAQGLHTGWMGSFLDVTDQRRAEELSRTSQERLQATARLATVGEMASLLSHELNQPLAAIASYASGSLNLLGPAQAAQPPSAHDLADLRVGVQRIAAQAERAGRVIKSVHDFVRRRDQSRAPASAQALFDAVLPLIRLQAHKIGVRVVLDIQAGLPPVLCDRTMVEQVLLNLARNAMQSMDDPQIHPRILDLHVRRAASNAARGWLEFSVADMGSGIPEDVAERLFTPFYTTRAEGMGLGLSLCRTVVEQHGGFLGHAQRQPRGTVFTFTLPVFQED; translated from the coding sequence ATGACTGAGACCGCAGCGCCACACGAGCCAGCCGCGCCGCCGCTGGAGCGGCTGCCAGGGCGCTGGCGCCGCTGGCTGGGCGCGTGGCGGCGCTGGTCGCTGTGGGCCTTGCTGCTGGCGCTGGTGGCCAGCATGCTGGTCACGCTGGTGTGGCTGGCCGGCCGCTACGAGGCCGGCGAGGTGCAAAGCCGGCTCGAGCGCGACAGCGCGGACGCCGTGGCCGACATCCGCAACGCCTTCGCGCACAACCTGCAGAACCTGCAGGCGCTGCAGGCGGGTGATCCTGACCTGGCGATCTGGGAAAGCCGTGCCGGCGATCTGCTCACCCAGCGGCGCGAGCTGGTGCGCATAGAGTGGCGCGACACCCAGCTGCAGCTGCGCGCGCATGCCCAGACGCCCTACCGTCCCCAGGGGCGCGACCCGACCCAGCGCGCCAGCGTGCGCTCCGAGACAGCGCTGGCCTGCGCCAACGCGCGGCGCATCACCGGGCCCTCCTACTCCACCAGCTACTTCCAGCCCATGCCCGATGGCGTGGGCGCCGAGATGATGGAGGTCTGCCTGCCGCTGATGGGCGATGGGCGCAACCATGGCTTTCTGGTTGCCACCTACGCCTTGCACACCGTGCTGCAGGAGCTGGTGGCGCCGGGCCTCAAGCGCACCCAGGAGGTGTCGTTCACCGAGGCCGACGGCACGCGCCTGGCGCTGGTGGGCGCCATGCGCCGCGGCACGCGCATGTTCACGGCGCAGCAGTTGTTCGACCTGCCGGGCAATACGCTGATCCTGCGCATGGATGGCTGGCATGCCGCGCCCAGCGTGTTTCCCAACGTGCTCACGGCCCTGGTCACGGCCATGTCCATCGCCCTGGTGTCGGTGCTGGTGGTGCTGGTGCGCGACAACCGGCGCCGCCTGAGCGCCGAGCGCAATCTGGGCGATGCGCTGGCGTTTCGCAAGGCTATGGAGGACTCCCTGGTCACCGGCCTGCGCGCGCGCGACATCCATGGTCGCATCACCTATGTGAATCCGGCCTTTTGCGCCATGGTGGGCTTCTCCACGTCCGAGCTGGTGGGCCTGGACACGCCGCCCTACTGGCCGCCCGAGCATGCGCGGGAATATGCCGAGCGCCAGATGGTGCGCATGGCCGGGCGGCTCGATCCGCCGCGCGAGGGCTATGAATCGACCTTCATGCGCAAGGACGGCACGCGCCTGACGGTGATGATCTTCGAGGCCCCGCTGATCAACGCCCAGGGCCTGCACACGGGCTGGATGGGCTCCTTCCTGGATGTGACCGATCAGCGCCGCGCCGAGGAACTTTCGCGCACCTCGCAGGAGCGCCTGCAGGCCACGGCGCGCCTGGCCACCGTGGGCGAAATGGCATCGCTGCTGAGCCACGAGCTGAACCAACCCCTGGCGGCCATCGCCAGCTATGCCTCGGGCTCGCTGAACCTGCTGGGCCCGGCGCAGGCGGCGCAGCCGCCGTCGGCGCATGACCTGGCCGACCTGCGCGTGGGCGTGCAGCGCATCGCCGCACAGGCCGAGCGCGCCGGGCGCGTGATCAAGAGCGTGCACGACTTCGTGCGCCGGCGCGACCAGTCACGCGCGCCGGCCAGCGCACAGGCCTTGTTCGACGCCGTGCTGCCGCTGATCCGGCTGCAGGCGCACAAGATTGGCGTGCGCGTGGTGCTGGACATCCAGGCGGGCCTGCCCCCGGTGCTGTGCGACCGCACCATGGTCGAGCAGGTGCTGCTGAACCTGGCGCGCAACGCCATGCAGTCCATGGACGATCCGCAGATCCACCCGCGCATCCTGGACTTGCACGTGCGCCGCGCGGCCTCGAACGCGGCCAGGGGCTGGCTGGAGTTCTCCGTGGCCGACATGGGCAGCGGCATCCCCGAGGACGTGGCCGAACGCCTGTTCACGCCCTTCTACACCACGCGTGCCGAGGGCATGGGCCTGGGCCTGTCCCTGTGCCGCACGGTGGTGGAGCAGCACGGCGGCTTTCTGGGCCATGCCCAGCGCCAGCCGCGTGGTACGGTATTCACCTTCACCCTGCCCGTATTTCAGGAAGACTGA
- a CDS encoding response regulator transcription factor yields MEPAANATVYIVDDDAEVREALAWLLRSRRVLSEAYASAEAFELMLAERATAGLPQRQPCCLLLDVRMPGMSGLALFDNMVARGDTAGIPVIFLTGHADVPTAVATVKRGAFDFCEKPFSDNQLVDRVQAALELSARHLQDCRERHRLQDRLAELTERERDVMRLVVEGLPNKLIADQLAISVRTVEVHRARVFDKMQVKSAVELANLLRSAPQQS; encoded by the coding sequence ATGGAACCCGCCGCCAATGCCACCGTGTACATCGTGGACGACGACGCCGAGGTGCGCGAGGCCCTGGCCTGGCTGCTGCGTTCGCGCCGCGTGCTCAGCGAGGCCTATGCCAGCGCCGAGGCCTTCGAGCTGATGCTCGCCGAGCGCGCCACCGCCGGCCTGCCGCAGCGCCAGCCCTGCTGCCTGCTGCTGGACGTGCGCATGCCCGGCATGAGCGGGCTGGCGCTGTTCGACAACATGGTCGCGCGTGGCGACACTGCCGGCATACCGGTGATCTTTCTCACCGGCCATGCCGACGTGCCCACCGCCGTGGCCACGGTCAAGCGCGGCGCCTTTGACTTCTGTGAAAAGCCCTTCTCGGACAACCAGCTCGTCGATCGCGTGCAGGCGGCGCTGGAACTCTCGGCCCGGCACCTGCAGGACTGCCGCGAGCGCCATCGGCTGCAGGACAGGCTGGCCGAGCTGACCGAGCGCGAGCGCGACGTGATGCGCCTGGTGGTCGAGGGCCTGCCGAACAAGCTGATTGCCGACCAGCTGGCCATCAGCGTGCGCACGGTGGAGGTGCACCGCGCGCGCGTGTTCGACAAGATGCAGGTCAAGTCGGCTGTGGAGCTGGCCAATCTGCTGCGTTCGGCACCACAGCAGTCTTGA
- a CDS encoding OmpA family protein, producing MRKLLLIGSAAAILLTTGCAEMSDTQRRTAIGAGAGALGGAAIGAMTGGKAGTGAVIGAGVGALGTYIWSQQMEKQKQEMQAATQGTGVTVSQTTDNQLKLDIPSDISFATGRADIEANFRPVLDRFAEGLRNNPNAEVRIIGHTDSTGSDAINNPLSLDRAESTRNYLTARGVSGARIQVDGRGSREPIAGNDTAAGRARNRRVEIFMGERQG from the coding sequence ATGCGCAAGCTTCTACTCATCGGCAGCGCCGCCGCCATTTTGCTGACCACCGGCTGTGCCGAGATGAGCGACACCCAGCGCCGCACCGCCATTGGCGCGGGTGCAGGTGCGCTGGGCGGCGCGGCCATAGGCGCCATGACCGGCGGCAAGGCTGGCACGGGCGCGGTGATCGGCGCCGGCGTGGGCGCCCTGGGCACCTACATCTGGTCGCAGCAGATGGAAAAGCAAAAACAGGAGATGCAGGCCGCCACCCAGGGCACGGGGGTGACCGTGTCGCAGACCACGGACAACCAGCTCAAGCTGGACATCCCCAGCGACATCTCGTTCGCCACCGGCCGCGCCGACATCGAGGCCAACTTCCGCCCGGTGCTCGATCGCTTTGCCGAGGGCCTGCGCAACAACCCGAATGCCGAGGTGCGCATCATCGGCCACACCGATTCCACCGGCAGCGACGCCATCAACAACCCGCTGTCGCTGGATCGGGCCGAGAGCACGCGCAACTACCTCACAGCGCGCGGCGTGAGCGGTGCACGCATCCAGGTCGATGGCCGCGGATCGCGCGAACCGATTGCCGGCAATGACACGGCCGCAGGCCGGGCGCGCAACCGCCGGGTAGAGATCTTCATGGGCGAGCGCCAGGGTTGA
- the mltA gene encoding murein transglycosylase A translates to MNVCLPRLFWMVLIVGMLAACSTPVPLDSSAPTAPAARPVPAGSAAVPGTLTQSKSRWVPVAWSELPGFDADALHEAWNAWLRSCERPAPAFAPLCGDVRRLSIAAPEEQRGWIMQRLQPYRIETLEGSADGLLTGYFEPYLDAVRQPGNGFGVPLYAPPADLGQRKPWYTRQQIETLPQAQAALAGRAIAWVRDPVEALVLHIQGSGRLRVQEADGSQRLVRLAYAGTNDQPYKSVGRWLLDQGLVRDATWPGITAWVRQNPQRVSEMLWSNPRYVFFREEPLDGLDAAFGPKGAQGVPLTPGRSIAVDRQSIPYGTPVWLASSGPTAQLSRLVLAQDTGSAILGAVRADYFTGWGPEAGDMAGRLKQNLRLWALWPRQGATP, encoded by the coding sequence ATGAATGTTTGTCTCCCGCGCCTGTTTTGGATGGTGCTGATTGTAGGAATGCTGGCCGCCTGCTCCACGCCGGTACCCCTGGACTCGTCCGCGCCCACCGCGCCGGCGGCACGGCCCGTGCCCGCGGGATCGGCGGCCGTGCCGGGCACGCTGACCCAGTCCAAGAGCCGCTGGGTGCCCGTGGCCTGGAGCGAGCTGCCCGGCTTTGACGCCGACGCCCTGCACGAGGCCTGGAACGCCTGGCTGCGCAGCTGCGAGCGCCCGGCCCCGGCCTTCGCGCCGCTGTGTGGCGACGTGCGCCGCCTGAGCATCGCCGCGCCCGAGGAGCAGCGCGGCTGGATCATGCAGCGCCTGCAGCCCTACCGCATAGAAACGCTGGAGGGCAGCGCCGATGGCTTGCTGACCGGCTACTTCGAGCCCTACCTGGACGCCGTGCGCCAGCCGGGCAACGGCTTTGGCGTACCGCTGTATGCCCCGCCGGCGGATCTGGGCCAGCGCAAGCCCTGGTACACGCGCCAGCAGATCGAGACCCTGCCCCAGGCCCAGGCGGCCTTGGCCGGCCGCGCCATTGCATGGGTGCGCGACCCGGTCGAGGCCCTGGTGCTGCACATCCAGGGCTCGGGCCGGCTGCGCGTGCAGGAGGCCGACGGCAGCCAGCGCCTGGTGCGCCTGGCCTATGCCGGCACGAATGACCAGCCGTACAAGAGCGTGGGCCGCTGGCTGCTGGACCAGGGTTTGGTGCGTGATGCCACCTGGCCCGGCATCACGGCCTGGGTGCGGCAGAACCCGCAGCGCGTCAGCGAGATGCTGTGGAGCAACCCGCGCTACGTGTTCTTTCGCGAGGAGCCATTGGACGGGCTGGACGCCGCCTTCGGCCCCAAGGGCGCGCAGGGCGTGCCGCTGACGCCGGGGCGTTCGATCGCCGTCGATCGCCAGAGCATCCCCTACGGCACGCCGGTGTGGCTGGCCTCCAGCGGGCCCACGGCCCAGCTGTCGCGCCTGGTGCTGGCGCAGGACACGGGCAGCGCCATCCTGGGCGCGGTGCGCGCCGACTACTTCACCGGCTGGGGCCCGGAGGCGGGCGACATGGCCGGGCGGCTGAAGCAGAACCTGCGCCTGTGGGCGTTGTGGCCGAGGCAGGGCGCCACCCCCTGA